A stretch of DNA from Malus sylvestris chromosome 9, drMalSylv7.2, whole genome shotgun sequence:
GGACAAATTATCTCGCGAGGGTCGAATAGCATTTATAGAGAATCATTTGGATGATATATTTGATTCTGTGGACAGACCGCTAGAAGGAAGACGCTGGTGGTTGAAGGCAGAAGATCCATTTCAGTGCTTGGCAGTGTGCATAAACCTAGCTGAAGCTTTGAGAAGCTCTTCTCCAGAGACTTTTATTTCACATATTCCCGTACATCAGGTACATTTTCATTGTCAGGGCACCAGATCTTGGATTCATGAAAATTGTGTGAGATTCCTGTATTTACCTTCAGGCTAGGGGAATTAAGTTGACAAGGTGtatcacaagtaatcaattagtTCTGGATGTTTAATTATGTGGTTTCAGACATTTTTGAAGGAGATTATGTATTTTCTGGAATAGTATATTTACATTCCTTGTTTTTGACTGATTTTTTTAGGATGGCTCTTGCAACGGTTTACAACACTACGCTGCCCTTGGAAGAGACAAGGtaatttatttctctcaatttaTTCTAGAGTAGGTCAAACGTGAACGCCCCCTCCCAACTTCACTCCGTCACTCCCCTGTCTACCTATGGTATAGTGGGAAAATTTATGCGTTAGTTTGATATCTGTTTTCTCATTGGAAATTTTCCATTCAGTTGGGGGCAGCTTCTGTCAATCTTGTTGCAGGAGAGAAGCCTGCAGATGTATACTCAGGAATAGCTGCTAGGTAAGCGATTTATGACTAAGGCAGAGGTATCACATGATCCGTATTGAAGTAGAACCTTTTTATTTTACACATGAGTGCTACTTTCTCAATTTACGTGTAAGCTGTCAACATGTCATGAATAAGTAATTTAATGAAAAAGTGTCACACTCTCGTTGCAGGGTACTGGATATCATGCGAAGGGATGCACAGAAGGATCCTGCAGTTTTTCCAGAGGCATTGCGTGCAAAAGTGTTGGTTGATCAGGTTGATTTTACAACTCTTCAGTAGTCTGTCTGATGGATACATTACTAAAACAAAGTGTATAGCGCAACATTACAGTTAAACCCGTTCAATTTCCAACAAAACATGTGTCGTTTGATAGTAAATCAGAAAATGTGGTTGTTATCTGATTACTGCTTGTAAAGTGGCATTTTTTGGCTACCTGCTTATCATGTGCAACTGAGAGTTAACCCTGATGGCTGTACATATGTAGGTGGATAGGAAATTGGTGAAGCAGACAGTGATGACATCAGTATATGGTGTCACTTACATCGGTGCTCGGGATCAAATCAAGAGGAGGTTGAAGGAACGCGGTTCCATTTCAGATGATGAAGAGCtttttggttgtgcttgttATGCTGCAAAGGTACCAGAAAAATCATATTGCGAGGGTGCCAATTTGTCTTTTCGTATTTGTAACAATTTTTTCATATGCTTGTGAGCATGCAGTGTCCATTAGAATTTAAATGACAAGATTCCATACATCACTTGCAGATCACCTTAACCGCTCTAGGTGAGATGTTTGAAGCTGCACGAAGTATCATGAGCTGGCTTGGCGAATGTGCAAAAGTTTGTAGCAGATTcctcctttcttttgtttctttctcactcacaattttttttcatgtggttttgatattttaatcttattttcAGATAATTGCATCTGAAAATGAGCCAGTACGATGGACAACTCCGCTCGGACTTCCAGTTGTGCAACCTTACCGTAAATTCGGCAGGCATCTTGTGAGTATTACAATTTTCACCGAGTCAACAAGGGTCATCAATATTGTTATTGTATTCACAGTTATTAAAGGGTTAAATCAAGTCTAATAGCTTCTGGTCCAATTTGTTGCAGATTAAAACTTCGCTTCAAATTTTATCGTTACAGCAAGAAACAGATAAGGTACTGTAGTTATCTTCTCTCAGAGGATTCCATAGGAAAATGTAGATCAGTAGTTTTCACGTCATCCTTGGAATCGTTTTAAATATTTGAAGTTTCCAAGCCTCAAATCTCAAATTGATTTTTTGTCTAATATAGGTCATGGTCAAGAGGCAGAGGACAGCGTTCccaccaaattttgttcattccCTCGATagttctcatatgatgatgactGCGGTTGCCTGTAAAAAAGCAGGCTTAAACTTTGCAGGTAAAAAGTTCTTGCGGAATCCATTTTAATTAGCCTCTCTCTCAAACGCCCACGTACACACTTCTAATAATGGCCGTGTAATAACATATGATTACAGGAGTTCATGATTCGTACTGGACACATGCTTGTGATGTGGATGAAATGAACAGGATACTTCGGGAAAAGTTTGTCGAACTCTACGAGATTCCAATACTAGAGAATGTACAGTACTCTTCTATTCTGAAATTCTCCTTTCATGTTAATATGAAAAGAATCGCGAGGGATCACAACTGCATgctttaaaaatgtaaacagtTTTATTTGATCACCTACTGTCATTGATCTAACCATCATCCGTTTTGTTTGCAGTTATTAGAGAGCTTTCAGCAGTCCTTTCCCACATTAGCTTTTCCTGCCTTGCCCGAACGAGGTGACTTTGACTTAAGAGACGTGTTAGAGTCACCTTATTTCTTCAACTGAGAGATGGAGAGCGATCTTCATTTTCAGCTACCTTCGCCTCAATTATCGATCTGCCTCTGGTGTTCAGTCTGCTTCTAACTACAGCGCCAAGAAAAAGGAAGCAGCCTGAATGAGAACCCTGGTAGAGACTGAGCTGGCATTATGCCTGTATAGTTTGAGGAAGTCCAGATGCCTGTGTACAATATTCACCATGAACTCCAAGTTCACAACGCCATTGTGCTGCAGAAGCTAATCCGCGGCTGATACATCATCGAACGAGCTTCTGTAGACGAAGCTGAGAAACAAATATGTTGGTAGAGTTGGTCGAGAATTGACACCTTAGTTATCCGTCACGTCACTCATGTGAAGTATGTAGAGCTTTGTGGCCGATTCGGGCGGTATCTAGTCTAAAGAATGCCAGTGGACCATGTCATATTGCAGGTTGCTGGTGAAGATGGTTTTGTGTTGATATGTTTTTAGTTCGCTTCTTGTAAATTTGAGCGGTAAATTTGGTTGTGTAAATATTTGGGAGACAACTCCTTTACAgataatcaaaatttaaatttatatcATAGAAAATACAAGTTTATATCAGCTGTGTGTTGTGTTTGTAATCACATACAGACTCAACTAAGGGAAGGAACCGTTTCCTCTTAACACCGAGAATTTAGGTGGAACGAGTTTACCGCTATAGTGCTGTCATCACTTTGCTAATACAAAGTTACGTGCAAGACTCCTTACATGACCTTGTATTAGTGGGCTCGGAATGCTACAGTGACAGCGAAGTTGTTCTATGAGAATCTCTCTGAAAAGTAACCTATGTGCAAGATCATTAGAATTTGGAAAAATTTACAGATTGGACCGCTAATGGTGCAAACCGAGATTCATGGCCGTTGGATCTTTCGCCAAAAATTTAATGACTAAAGAGTGAATGGTCAAGGATTCCAGTCCGAGCAGGTCTAAATAGAACGGGAAATGTTCCAAAAAGAGACATAACATGTGCTTTTTCCAGAAAACACTTACCTTTTTTGTCATTTGGTgatttaaaagtgcttttaattatttgaaagCACTATTAAAAGCACTTCCCCAAATAGCCAAGGATTTGATCGCACCAGTTTCGCTCTAACCTTTTCTTTGAAACTAGAAAGTACAACAGTAGTTCAGATATATCTGGCTGTGCCTTTCATCTCTCTTTACAAAGGTTCGACATCCGTCCCTAAATTGTTATGGCTACTAAACTACTCCCTCGTTGCGTCCCCCTGTTTTAGCTCGATCGATGACATTAGAGGCGTAGAAACGATCATTCAAACAATAATCTGTCAATTTGACCGCAGGAATTCGGATCTAGTAACCATAGCGACTGTTCAAGGATGTTCGTCCATCGCCAGATTGTCCTGAATGAAACATATAGATAAGCACCATCAGATTTTTTTCGAACAAAAAGAGAACATAGCAGCAATCAGTGATTCAGTAGTCGTTACTCTTCGCCACCCCAACACGAAAAAGACAGAAGGTAATAACCAAGAACATAGAAGCAAAATAGCTTTACCTTCAGGAGGCACCCACGTTTCCTCAGTATTAGTATCGAGAAATGAAGGTTTCTCGGGACCAAGAACTCTTTTAGGCTTCTTATCCTTGCTCGACTTTTTCCCTTCTGAAACGTCTTGGCTCTCATTATCTGGTGCATAATAGCCTCTTTTATGTTTTAACAACAGTGCCACAGCATCCTCTGCCATGAACTCAGGTCCGGTTGAGGATGCCAAACGAGAATCATTGTCATTACCTTCAGATTCTTGAACTTGTTTCCGCTTCCGTATAATCAAACCAGGGGCAGCATTTTCAATCCCAGATTCCGTCTCCAAAACCTTTTTCCTGTCTTTATAGTCGATAAATCCATCAGCCTCGTGCTCATCTGAAGGTGCTGCAGGTGCTGCCTCTTGACGATTCTCCTCAGTTTTACTGTCCTCAACAGCCCCAAGCCACTGTGGCTTTGCAACAGCATACACAACTTTTTTTCCTTCTGTTGCATCAGTTACAATCTCGGCAGCAGCTGGATTCGTGGTAACATCTGTAGTTCCCTCTTTCAGTATAGAGTCATTTGCTGGTTTTTCGGGTTTCCTACTTTCCTTTGGTTTGATTGGAGGTTGCTTTTCTATGGCAGCGGCAGGAGTTTCAGATTTGTTAGGTTTAGACTCTTGCACCTCTTGCACTtttgaatcccttttcttggCAGCTTCACCAGTTGGGTCAGCAATCTTCAAAAGGAACATTACCCTGTCCAACTCAGACTGGAGAGCTGATAGTTCCTTTTGAAGTTCCTCGGTTTTATCAAGCACTAACAAGGAAAGAAGCAACAATAAGTGAAAGCACAAAAAACTCACCTATAACCAAATATTAACAAATCCGTGGTAGCACAAAAAACTCACCTAGCTTAGTTGAAAGCCCCGACATGAATGCATCCAGTGCATCTGCAGCATCAGTTTTTTCTACAGTTTCTGATTCCATTTTGGCTTTCTCAACTAAAagcaattctttcttctcttccatTTCTTTCACGATCACATCTCTCTTGTCGAGAAGAGAGTCCGCGGTTTCAACACTTTGGTTTTCACCTGCCTTTTTACTTGAAGGCTTCTTTGTTCGGTCATAGaattcatcatcatcactgcaAAGTAACAAAGACTTTCAACCATTGACAAAAATAAACTGAGAAACCATATCGAATTGACAGTTAAAGGATGCCATTTCTATAGTAATCAAAATTCACAGATGATTATGAAAATCACAACTTCATGATTGCTGTTATAGGGATACCCTGATCAACTCAAAAAACCCTCCAACACTTTTGCCTAGGTTTTTGTTATTAATAAAATACCTCAaaagttcttcttcttcttcaactgcTCCTTTCTTCTTACCACGAGATGGTTTCCCAACACGCGCACCTAAACTTTCTCGAATACTCTCATTCAACGTCTCTTCCAGATTTTCAAGTTCTTCCATAATCTGTTAAACATTTAAACAGATAACATGTTAACCAGAAAGGCCCCCCTCTCTTTTCCCTTTGGAATTGATGGACACAACATTTGTGCTTCGGTTTATCAACTACCAATTTAAAGAAGAAATGGACCGGTGTATGCCTATTTGTGAAGAATTTTACCTGTTCCATTCTCTGTTCATTTCGAGCAATCTGAGTTTGTTGTCCTTGAGTCAACCCACCTTGAGGGATGTCTTTAGCACGAATAGCATCTATCTCTTTCTTCATATGAGCAATCTACAAGAAGAAACATGAAATGGTAAGGATAGGACAAGAAGTTTTCATAACAACATACACAAAGATTGACCATAAAGCTTAAAGACCTTTATAAAAAATCGTTTGTTATGTTTCTGATAGAATAATTTGATCGGTATACATTTCAACATTAGATAAAGGGAGAATACCTCTGTACTATGTAAAAACAAATTTTCTATCATCAACCCTTAGAAGTTTCCCAATCTTTCATCTTTCCATCtccccattaaaaaaaaaaggaaa
This window harbors:
- the LOC126582973 gene encoding uncharacterized protein LOC126582973; translation: MTNAMGPPPVLDSETLNTEPAGTSSSSTTMKPPMGPPPSKNPSPPPPPQSESPIPEDQLQSSPAVNDSTEAAEENAKQSSNSKPQSHSVPIPYTIPPWNAAPCHQFQLEVLKDGAIINQFDVYEKGAYMFGRIDLCDFVLEHPTVSRFHAVLQFKRSGEAYIYDLGSTHGTFVNKNQVNKKVYVDLRVGDVIRFGLSTRLYIFQGPSDLMPREKDLKLLKIAKMREDILDQEASLQRARHEASLADGISWGMDEDAIEEAEDDGEEVTWQTYKGQLTEKQEKTREKVLKRLEKIAHMKKEIDAIRAKDIPQGGLTQGQQTQIARNEQRMEQIMEELENLEETLNESIRESLGARVGKPSRGKKKGAVEEEEELLSDDDEFYDRTKKPSSKKAGENQSVETADSLLDKRDVIVKEMEEKKELLLVEKAKMESETVEKTDAADALDAFMSGLSTKLVLDKTEELQKELSALQSELDRVMFLLKIADPTGEAAKKRDSKVQEVQESKPNKSETPAAAIEKQPPIKPKESRKPEKPANDSILKEGTTDVTTNPAAAEIVTDATEGKKVVYAVAKPQWLGAVEDSKTEENRQEAAPAAPSDEHEADGFIDYKDRKKVLETESGIENAAPGLIIRKRKQVQESEGNDNDSRLASSTGPEFMAEDAVALLLKHKRGYYAPDNESQDVSEGKKSSKDKKPKRVLGPEKPSFLDTNTEETWVPPEGQSGDGRTSLNSRYGY